One stretch of Podospora bellae-mahoneyi strain CBS 112042 chromosome 2, whole genome shotgun sequence DNA includes these proteins:
- a CDS encoding hypothetical protein (EggNog:ENOG503P5M6; COG:I), which produces MAPITLTLPSDYGYVLLAASSTFFINTLHAVLTSKARKASGIKYPVSYASNDLAEKDRKAYLFNCAQRAHNNFTENLTPFLGSLLISGLQYPKFAGALGGLWAFARVLFALGYTSKGPEGRMIGSLIGSLTDFVLKFTAAYTAVGFALQW; this is translated from the exons ATggcccccatcaccctcaccctcccctccgacTACGGCTacgtcctcctcgccgcctcctccaccttcttcatcaacaccctccatgCCGTCCTCACCTCCAAAGCCCGCAAGGCCTCGGGCATCAAGTACCCCGTCTCCTACGCCTCCAACGACCTCGCTGAAAAGGACCGCAAGGCCTACCTCTTCAACTGCGCCCAGCGCGCCCACAACAACTTCACCGAgaacctcacccccttcctcggctccctcctcatctctgGGCTCCAGTACCCCAAGTTTGCCGGCGCCCTCGGCGGCCTCTGGGCTTTTGCCAGGGTGTTGTTTGCCTTGGGGTATACCAGCAAAGGACcagaggggaggatgat TGGTTCTCTCATCGGCTCCCTCACCGACTTTGTCCTCAAGTTCACTGCTGCTTATACTGCCGTTGGCTTTGCCCTTCAGTGGTGA
- a CDS encoding hypothetical protein (EggNog:ENOG503NVQH; BUSCO:EOG09260JDM; COG:S) produces MLHLARQARQTLKLPFVCSACRTLLAQSPAPWRYLPVAINHLGATRWYTDSTTPPPPPPPSAPATTTEDAAPPSSDPPAENNENPEETSKKRKPKSKPKSAKEEDATDLSTSTDAAGTEGDQDMLRDAMKKVLKEGVLKKRKGSKTKHLGKKSKPAAAKKKKTADSVAAAAGEEAGEDRGDKPKKKKAKKEEDEAKPDLDIKEIDPRYLRLKPIELRQPPVPTLAYGLDRVLFNPGVSYLQDPRSKVYNHDPYLSQIMPTHEFDFGALKEYITSSRDKTLIGVAAKKKKKYSGSTSSMTATLAHFHFLLSSWRPINTAMLSKQFDPEQSSEDFNRILRSPAAIFLHHKDGTYAIDADKEFDSGNILAMLGKSMEKFLTMPKEEFEKYRKSKSAQLTDEEKNGPESYHYTTMGDFMMRSQLDAFDPRLPGTGMFDLKTRAVVTIRMDPEGYEKGQGYEIRGRFGTWESYEREYFDMIRSAFLKYSLQVRMGRMDGIFVAYHNTERIFGFQYIPLQEMDVSLHEAADTTIGDQEFKLSVHLLNQVLDKVTAKFPGQTLRIHFETVKHATTPPYMCIFARPVTQERIDEIQKSAQERIQKFERVLRGLDHEAEEQVEGQEEVEDQENDEGLVDDTRPEENEGEVESAAERTEEDDDTREDVWDDVMLKVEHSLENEEHGATSIRESIQDALQQSGLLKNTTQEEAEHYVQALFEVLTSEANNEAPESELAEEGEETEPDVVEESEAAEETAPVEPAVMENEAVEVSTEVESGEEGQEIESQTSPEKLNLKDLILRLASRLQEESGETPSPTEEGEVTGEEDEDAAKLAQFENIMSELLVKTRNFRSIDEAEASEEDQAEATTRTAATDEPSEELVEELAALSEEEIDPPIDSEFTEPIYGLILTTKNKIDGKYVDRPTVTVKNTKWTVEYTIEEMTDDRAMNLYKRARARRKKYLMGPENRKKEWYRMFGGQLPKKTGAGRFYRKMEDRIAKERPVFVYGHETPYTYNSVFPNIAQGNMVPYKTWFPTDDELKEWSKSTDKMAWLERYRAAHFAKGKKATPLGKATPLGIPRGPARGAPKGRKKTWR; encoded by the coding sequence ATGTTGCATTTGGCGAGACAGGCTCGACAGACACTCAAATTACCATTTGTATGCTCAGCATGTCGAACCCTCCTTGCCCAGAGCCCTGCGCCCTGGAGGTATTTGCCAGTAGCCATCAACCATCTTGGTGCAACTCGATGGTATACTGactcgacaacaccaccaccaccaccaccaccatcggcgCCAGCAACCACTACTGAAGATGctgctcctccatcatccgaTCCGCCAGCCGAGAATAACGAAAACCCCGAGGAAACCTCAAAGAAACGGAAACCAAAGAGCAAGCCCAAATccgccaaggaggaggatgcgaCAGACCTCTCGACATCGACCGATGCCGCCGGAACCGAAGGTGATCAGGATATGCTCAGAGATGCCATGAAAAAGGTTTTGAAGGAGGGTGTTCTCAAAAAACGAAAGGgttccaaaacaaaacatctCGGCAAGAAGAGCAAACCGGCGGCtgccaaaaagaagaagaccgCGGACTCGGTCGCAGCGGCCGCAGgggaagaagcaggagaggaTCGAGGagacaagcccaagaagaaaaaggccaagaaggaggaggacgaagcgAAGCCGGATTTGGATATCAAAGAAATTGACCCGAGATATCTCAGGCTCAAGCCCATTGAACTGCGCCAACCTCCGGTACCTACACTAGCATACGGCCTCGATCGCGTACTGTTTAACCCCGGAGTCTCCTATCTTCAGGACCCCCGATCCAAAGTCTACAACCATGACCCCTATCTGTCTCAAATCATGCCCACCCACGAGTTCGACTTCGGTGCGCTCAAGGAGTACATCACATCGTCCAGGGACAAGACACTTATTGGTGTGgcagccaagaagaagaagaagtacTCTGGATCGACTTCGAGTATGACGGCGACACTTGCACATTTCCATTTCCTTCTGTCTTCCTGGCGTCCGATCAATACAGCCATGTTGTCCAAGCAGTTCGACCCGGAGCAAAGCAGCGAGGACTTCAATAGAATCTTAAGAAGCCCAGCGGCTATTTTCCTGCACCACAAGGACGGAACATATGCTATTGATGCTGACAAGGAGTTTGACTCGGGCAATATTTTGGCCATGCTGGGGAAGTCGATGGAAAAGTTTCTGACCATgcccaaggaggagtttgaaaAGTACCGCAAGTCAAAGTCTGCTCAGCTcaccgacgaggagaagaatgGCCCAGAATCTTACCATTACACAACGATGGGTGATTTCATGATGCGGTCACAGCTCGACGCTTTCGATCCGCGACTTCCCGGGACGGGCATGTTTGATCTCAAGACCAGAGCCGTTGTCACGATCCGCATGGATCCAGAAGGATACGAAAAGGGCCAAGGCTACGAGATTCGCGGCCGGTTTGGGACCTGGGAGTCGTATGAACGTGAATACTTTGACATGATCCGATCAGCCTTCTTGAAATATTCTCTCCAGGTGCGCATGGGCCGCATGGACGGTATTTTTGTGGCCTATCACAACACTGAGCGCATCTTTGGCTTCCAGTATATCCCTCTTCAGGAAATGGATGTCTCTCTTCACGAGGCAGCGGACACCACCATCGGAGACCAAGAGTTCAAGCTGAGCGTCCATCTGCTCAACCAGGTCCTCGACAAGGTAACTGCAAAGTTCCCGGGGCAAACGTTGCGTATTCACTTCGAGACTGTCAAGCACGCGACCACGCCTCCTTACATGTGTATCTTTGCTCGCCCGGTTACGCAGGAACGGATTGATGAAATTCAGAAGTCTGCCCAGGAGCGCATTCAGAAATTCGAACGGGTTCTCAGGGGTCTGGACCATGAAGCCGAGGAGCAGGTTGAGGGtcaagaggaggttgaggatcaAGAGAACGACGAGGGCTTGGTTGACGATACCCGACCGGAGGAAAATGAAGGGGAAGTGGAATCAGCTGCTGAGCGGACtgaggaagacgacgacaCCCGTGAGGATGTCTGGGATGATGTCATGCTCAAGGTTGAGCACTCGCTTGAGAACGAAGAGCACGGCGCCACTTCCATTCGGGAATCCATCCAGGACGCCCTGCAGCAGAGCGGCCTTTTGAAGAACACCACTCAAGAGGAGGCTGAGCATTATGTCCAGGCTTTGTTTGAGGTGCTCACAAGCGAGGCCAACAACGAAGCGCCTGAGTCGGAGTtggctgaggagggtgaggagacCGAACCCGACGTTGTGGAAGAGTctgaggcggcggaggaaaCAGCCCCCGTGGAACCTGCCGTCATGGAGAACGAAGCCGTGGAGGTCTCGACAGAGGTTGAatctggcgaggagggtcaAGAAATCGAAAGCCAAACCTCTCCGGAGAAGCTCAATCTGAAGGATCTCATCCTCAGGCTGGCCTCCCGGTTGCAAGAAGAGTCAGGCGagacaccctccccaacagaagagggcgaggtcacaggcgaagaagacgaagacgccGCCAAGCTCGCCCAGTTCGAAAACATCATGTCTGAATTGCTCGTCAAGACGCGCAACTTCCGCAGCATCGACGAAGCCGAGGCCTCAGAAGAAGACCAGGCCGAGGCGACCACCAGAACCGCTGCCACTGACGAGCCGTCCGAAGAGCTAGTCGAGGAGCTTGCCGCCCTCTCCGAAGAGGAGATAGACCCCCCCATCGACAGCGAGTTCACCGAGCCCATCTACGGCCTCATTCTCACGACCAAGAACAAGATTGACGGCAAGTACGTTGACCGGCCTACCGTCACGGTCAAGAACACAAAGTGGACGGTCGAGTACACGATTGAGGAGATGACGGATGACCGGGCGATGAACCTCTACAAGAGGGCCCGTGCTCGCCGGAAGAAGTACCTCATGGGACCCGAGAACCGCAAGAAAGAGTGGTATAGGATGTTTGGCGGGCAGCTGCCCAAGAAGACGGGCGCTGGGCGATTTTATAGAAAGATGGAGGATAGGATTGCAAAGGAGAGGCCGGTATTTGTGTATGGGCATGAGACGCCGTATACGTACAATTCGGTGTTTCCTAATATTGCCCAGGGGAACATGGTGCCGTATAAGACTTGGTTTCCAACGGATGATGAGTTGAAGGAGTGGAGCAAGAGCACAGACAAGATGGCTTGGTTGGAGAGGTATAGGGCGGCGCATTTTgcgaaggggaagaaggccacTCCGCTGGGGAAGGCTACTCCGCTGGGAATCCCTCGGGGGCCCGCGAGGGGGGCCCCGAAGGGAAGGAAGAAGACTTGGAGGTAG